One region of Indicator indicator isolate 239-I01 chromosome 35, UM_Iind_1.1, whole genome shotgun sequence genomic DNA includes:
- the SYT2 gene encoding synaptotagmin-2 has product MTFKQASMMAPEATATTSPMATLENSTEAGGPGESKEDMFTKLRDKFMNELNKIPLPPWALIAIAVVAGLLILTCCFCICKKCCCKKKKNKKEKGKGMKNAMNMKDMKSGNQDDDDAETGLTEGEGEEEEKEPENLGKLQFSLDYDFQANQLTVGILQAAELPALDMGGTSDPYVKVFLLPDKKKKYETKVQKKTLNPAFNETFTFKVPYQELGGKTLVMAIYDFDRFSKHDIIGEVKVPMNTVDLGQPIEEWRDLQSGEKEEPEKLGDICISLRYVPTAGKLTVCILEAKNLKKMDVGGLSDPYVKIHLLQNGKRLKKKKTTVKKKTLNPYFNESFSFEIPFEQIQKVQVVITVLDYDKLGKNEAIGKIFTGFNSTGTELRHWSDMLANPRRPIAQWHSLKPEEEVDAALGKGK; this is encoded by the exons ATGACCTTCAAGCAAGCATCCATGATGGCCCCAGAGGCCACTGCCACCACGAGTCCCATGGCCACGCTGGAGAACTCCACGGAGGCTGGGGGGCCAGGGGAGAGCAAGGAGGACATGTTCACCAAGCTGAGGGACAAGTTCATGAACGAGCTGAACAAGATCCCCT TGCCACCCTGGGCCCTCATCGCCATCGCAGTGGTTGCTGGGCTCCTCATCCtcacctgctgcttctgcatctgcaagaagtgctgctgcaagaagaagaagaacaagaaggagaagggaaaaggcatGAAGAATGCCATGAACATGAAGGACATGAAGTCAGGCAACCAG gatgatgatgatgcagaGACAGGTCTGACAGAGGGGgaaggtgaagaggaggagaaggagcctGAGAACCTGGGCAAGTTGCAGTTCTCCCTGGACTATGATTTCCAGGCCAACCAG CTGACAGTGGGGATCCTccaagctgctgagctgccagcGTTGGACATGGGTGGCACCTCAGACCCATATGTCAAGGTGTTCCTGCTCCCtgacaagaagaaaaagtatgAAACCAAAGTGCAGAAGAAGACTCTCAACCCTGCCTTCAACGAGACCTTCACCTTCAAG GTTCCCTACCAGGAGCtgggtggcaagactctggtGATGGCCATCTACGACTTCGATCGCTTCTCCAAGCACGACATCATCGGCGAGGTGAAGGTGCCCATGAACACTGTGGACCTGGGCCAGCCCATCGAGGAGTGGAGGGACCTGCAgagtggggagaaggaggag CCAGAGAAGCTGGGAGACATCTGCATCTCCCTGCGGTATGTGCCCACGGCTGGGAAGCTCACTGTCTGCATCCTGGAGGCCAAGAACCTGAAGAAGATGGATGTTGGGGGTCTCTCAG ATCCCTATGTGAAGATCCACCTGCTGCAGAATGGCAAGAGgttgaagaagaagaagaccACAGTGAAGAAGAAGACCCTAAACCCCTACTTCAATGAGTCCTTCAGCTTTGAGATCCCCTTTGAGCAGATACAG AAAGTGCAAGTGGTCATCACGGTGCTGGACTACGACAAACTGGGGAAGAACGAAGCCATCGGCAAGATCTTCACAGGCTTCAACTCGACGGGCACGGAGCTGCGGCACTGGTCAGACATGCTGGCCAACCCCCGGCGGCCCATCGCCCAGTGGCACTCGCTGAAACCGGAGGAGGAGGTGGACGCAGCCCTGGGCAAGGGCAAATAG